From Humisphaera borealis, the proteins below share one genomic window:
- a CDS encoding amidase gives MVSKFSKRPLMMAAASATVFLFSRSASAQWSVEEKSIADLASAYSTGLTTATGVTQQYLDRIARYNNVVGGLNSIASLNPNVLAEAALADSRIASGATFAQYPLLGVPVLVKDSYDVSGLVTTNGVSVLNGATTAGATSMVAPNDAFSVARLRAAGAIILGKTSLSTMAYSFNGIDNAHGVPINPYQPQRQPGGSSSGTGVSLAANFAMLGMGGETGGSIRIPSNANALVGLKTSAGLIDPGGTWPLTPTRDVVGPMAKTVTDVAYAMNALVAPSSTNLFNGTPFYPTANPGTVRPTDYTAALSTTSLQGKVLAVPKSMANIGTQYEGTIHPQVLANFNRAIVDLKAQGATVIYVDLPASTTYYNTLGRSTANGGATTVNFPYAYPTTTVGGTTPATLWSSYAAAYYYEKQIESYNNPTIKNLRDFATALNNGRNGAAGDARSTLNTAYTNINTLAGYWETGLAKGFGDANNDGSPDNPEAITALQAFASLRNFQYESFMASPNLSDDPTTTDVNESQITNISAFVAPTYGSVMPLQTAILPGGTTDPLAVSGTASLLGRFESNILGSPSISVPMGYASDGTPMGIQFFGELLSEEKLIGLAYDYEQATRWRIAPDLSFVPEPSGIALIFVSGGLLVLRRRRQLV, from the coding sequence ATGGTTTCAAAGTTCTCGAAACGACCGCTGATGATGGCCGCTGCGTCCGCTACGGTTTTTCTCTTTTCGCGAAGCGCCAGCGCCCAGTGGTCGGTGGAGGAGAAGAGCATCGCCGACCTTGCCAGCGCCTACAGTACCGGTCTCACGACCGCCACCGGGGTGACGCAGCAGTACCTCGATCGGATCGCGCGATATAACAATGTTGTTGGTGGGCTGAATTCGATTGCATCGCTGAATCCCAACGTATTGGCCGAGGCGGCGCTGGCCGACAGCCGAATCGCCAGTGGCGCTACCTTCGCACAATACCCGCTGCTGGGTGTTCCGGTGCTGGTAAAGGATTCGTACGACGTCAGCGGGCTTGTCACGACCAACGGCGTGAGCGTGTTGAACGGGGCGACCACCGCCGGAGCAACCTCAATGGTCGCCCCGAATGATGCATTCAGCGTGGCAAGGCTTCGAGCCGCCGGAGCGATCATTCTCGGCAAGACGAGCCTGAGCACGATGGCCTATTCGTTCAACGGCATCGACAACGCGCATGGCGTACCGATCAATCCATACCAGCCGCAGCGACAGCCGGGCGGATCGAGCTCGGGCACCGGCGTCAGCCTGGCGGCGAACTTCGCGATGCTGGGAATGGGTGGCGAAACCGGCGGCTCGATCCGTATCCCTTCGAACGCCAATGCACTCGTCGGGCTCAAGACGAGCGCCGGCCTGATTGATCCCGGCGGAACCTGGCCGCTGACCCCCACCCGCGACGTGGTCGGCCCGATGGCCAAGACCGTCACGGATGTCGCTTACGCCATGAATGCACTGGTCGCGCCCAGCTCAACAAACCTCTTCAACGGAACGCCCTTCTACCCCACAGCGAATCCGGGAACCGTCCGCCCTACGGATTACACGGCGGCGCTGAGCACAACATCATTGCAGGGCAAGGTGCTGGCGGTACCGAAGTCGATGGCGAACATCGGCACGCAGTACGAAGGGACGATTCATCCCCAAGTGCTGGCGAACTTCAATAGGGCCATCGTGGACCTTAAGGCCCAAGGCGCGACGGTGATCTATGTCGATCTTCCGGCGAGCACGACGTACTACAACACCCTCGGTCGTTCCACTGCCAACGGCGGTGCGACAACCGTCAACTTTCCGTACGCCTATCCCACAACGACCGTGGGTGGAACCACCCCTGCGACACTCTGGTCGAGCTACGCGGCCGCGTACTACTACGAGAAGCAGATCGAGAGCTACAACAATCCGACGATCAAGAACCTTCGTGACTTTGCCACAGCGCTGAACAACGGCCGCAACGGTGCCGCCGGTGACGCCCGAAGTACCCTCAACACGGCCTACACGAACATCAATACGCTCGCTGGTTACTGGGAAACGGGACTCGCCAAAGGGTTCGGGGACGCCAACAACGACGGCTCTCCCGACAACCCCGAAGCGATCACCGCCCTGCAGGCATTCGCCAGTCTGCGCAACTTTCAGTACGAAAGCTTCATGGCCAGTCCGAATCTCTCGGACGACCCCACGACGACTGATGTCAATGAATCGCAGATCACCAATATCAGTGCGTTTGTCGCACCCACGTACGGTTCGGTAATGCCGCTCCAAACTGCGATTCTGCCGGGCGGAACCACCGATCCACTTGCGGTATCAGGCACGGCGAGCCTGCTGGGGCGGTTCGAAAGCAACATCCTGGGGTCACCGTCGATCAGTGTTCCCATGGGCTATGCGAGTGATGGAACTCCAATGGGCATCCAGTTCTTCGGGGAGCTGCTTTCAGAGGAGAAGCTGATCGGCCTGGCGTACGACTACGAACAGGCGACGAGATGGCGTATCGCGCCGGATCTGAGCTTCGTCCCCGAACCGTCGGGAATTGCGTTGATCTTTGTATCGGGCGGACTTCTGGTCTTGCGACGTCGACGACAACTGGTCTGA
- a CDS encoding YdjY domain-containing protein: MPRLSLRSMITRSLAAAAAASVAFGPAGRVEAQEQPAVVPAPAGKTGKLPHVEFDVDKRQVRVECEALAVNAPLEFFICSAGTAEHEAVMRTAAKPSHIHTAMLAVGLKPGQPMTFLDATKKWLPPQGPPLQLTVTFEKDGQAVSYPAYRWLRDIKTKKEPKAFTWIFAGSRVTPEGRYGADDTGYVVTLVNFDYAMIDIPDLVSSSNDLLEFERNADLMPPKGTKVTLVIEPAGKPAGAAAEPAKSPNATAAESPAVTPPAVTPPAVTPPVATPPGEGPAGLSDTAIDEKKVQSMVDYHKKIMAPRQQALREAAEAHYKVISELRKEQQRLITEADRIQRAIDQLEREWSDTTTPRPEFELPEPPAK, translated from the coding sequence ATGCCGCGACTCTCCCTGCGATCGATGATCACCCGTTCACTTGCCGCCGCCGCGGCCGCTTCTGTGGCGTTTGGCCCGGCCGGCCGCGTCGAAGCTCAGGAGCAGCCGGCAGTCGTACCGGCACCGGCCGGCAAGACTGGCAAATTGCCGCACGTCGAGTTCGACGTCGACAAACGACAGGTGCGGGTGGAATGCGAGGCGCTGGCCGTCAACGCGCCACTCGAGTTCTTCATCTGCTCGGCCGGCACCGCAGAGCACGAGGCGGTCATGCGCACTGCGGCCAAGCCGTCGCACATCCATACCGCGATGCTCGCCGTCGGTCTAAAGCCGGGGCAGCCGATGACGTTTCTCGACGCCACCAAGAAATGGCTCCCGCCCCAGGGCCCGCCGCTGCAGTTGACCGTGACATTTGAGAAGGACGGCCAGGCGGTCAGCTATCCGGCCTACCGATGGCTGCGCGACATCAAGACCAAGAAGGAACCGAAAGCTTTCACCTGGATCTTCGCCGGCTCGCGTGTAACACCTGAAGGCCGTTACGGTGCCGACGACACGGGCTATGTCGTCACCCTGGTGAACTTCGACTATGCGATGATCGACATTCCCGACCTGGTCAGCAGCAGCAACGACCTGCTGGAGTTCGAACGGAACGCCGACCTGATGCCCCCCAAAGGAACGAAGGTCACGCTCGTGATTGAACCGGCCGGCAAACCCGCCGGGGCCGCGGCCGAGCCGGCGAAGTCTCCGAATGCCACCGCGGCCGAGTCGCCGGCGGTGACCCCTCCTGCGGTGACGCCCCCCGCCGTCACGCCCCCGGTCGCAACACCGCCGGGCGAAGGACCGGCAGGGCTCTCGGACACCGCCATCGACGAGAAGAAGGTGCAGTCGATGGTGGACTACCACAAGAAGATCATGGCGCCGCGGCAGCAGGCCCTCCGGGAGGCCGCCGAAGCGCATTACAAAGTCATCTCCGAGCTGCGCAAGGAGCAGCAACGGCTGATCACCGAAGCCGACCGCATCCAACGCGCGATCGACCAGCTCGAGCGGGAATGGTCCGACACCACCACGCCCCGCCCGGAGTTTGAACTGCCGGAACCTCCCGCGAAGTAG
- a CDS encoding rod shape-determining protein codes for MFSIDMGIDLGTCNTLVCVKGEGIVLNEPSVVAVKKGTNRVLQNGNAVGLVAKEMLGKTPGSITAIRPLKDGVISDFEVTEAMLSYFIRRVHGRKHFIGPRVVIAIPSGITAVEKRAVLQSAERAGARRTYLVEEPMAAAIGAGLPVTEPTASMIVDIGGGTTEVAIISLADISVCKSVRTAGDDFDEAIINHMKKTYNMAIGEQMAERIKIEIGSASVMGDNEPSMDVRGRDMISGLPRKTVVTTEEIREALQEPVTNIIDAVTQTLEQAEPELAADLVDNGITMAGGSSLLRGLPNVIANATGLDVRLAEDPLTCVARGTSVYLENLELWKETMESDADDL; via the coding sequence ATGTTCAGCATCGACATGGGGATCGACCTCGGAACGTGTAACACCCTGGTCTGTGTAAAGGGTGAAGGCATCGTTCTGAACGAGCCCAGCGTCGTCGCCGTCAAAAAGGGCACCAACAGGGTCCTTCAAAATGGCAACGCCGTCGGTCTGGTCGCCAAGGAGATGCTGGGCAAAACGCCAGGCTCCATCACCGCCATTCGCCCGTTGAAGGACGGCGTCATCTCGGACTTTGAAGTCACCGAGGCGATGCTGTCGTACTTCATTCGGCGCGTGCACGGCCGAAAGCACTTCATCGGGCCGCGCGTTGTTATCGCCATTCCATCTGGCATTACCGCCGTCGAAAAGCGCGCCGTTCTGCAAAGCGCAGAGCGCGCCGGTGCCCGCCGCACGTACCTGGTCGAAGAACCGATGGCCGCCGCGATCGGCGCCGGCCTGCCGGTCACCGAACCGACGGCGAGCATGATCGTCGATATCGGCGGCGGCACGACCGAAGTCGCCATCATTTCGCTGGCTGATATCTCCGTCTGCAAGTCGGTCCGCACCGCCGGCGACGACTTCGACGAGGCGATCATCAACCACATGAAGAAGACGTATAACATGGCGATCGGCGAGCAGATGGCCGAACGCATCAAGATCGAGATCGGCTCGGCGAGCGTGATGGGGGACAACGAGCCGAGCATGGACGTCCGCGGCCGCGACATGATCAGCGGCCTGCCCCGCAAGACGGTCGTTACCACCGAAGAAATCCGTGAGGCGCTGCAGGAACCGGTGACGAACATCATCGACGCCGTCACGCAAACTTTGGAACAGGCCGAGCCCGAACTCGCGGCAGACTTGGTCGATAACGGCATCACGATGGCCGGCGGCAGCAGCCTGCTTCGAGGGCTGCCGAACGTCATCGCGAATGCGACGGGCCTGGATGTCCGGCTCGCCGAGGACCCGCTCACCTGCGTCGCGAGGGGTACCAGCGTTTACCTGGAAAACCTGGAACTCTGGAAAGAGACGATGGAGAGCGACGCCGACGATTTGTAG
- a CDS encoding rod shape-determining protein MreC, translating into MRFNQVFYLLLVLSAVSAFVLPHRLSDRFRPFAGTLLTPVAQPSRSMAAWLSGRGGGPVAPTDPRPADAVVSENIDLKQSVAKLTFDLNELRKVNAEREKLGDIRDLCTPVTVIGSESTARQILMLRSSSLAGLTKGMAVLHERDIVGVLDNVGPASAQVRLVSDPKSSVRAHFASFVKAAAAPGQPVSDDELPVQFVRLNLPAMLVEGAGNGRMLCRHIALTDAEKAGLAEGAWVVVDDPDWPKEVQGRRVGVVKKINKGAKMMAEIEIRPEVDLLRLKEVMVLTRGR; encoded by the coding sequence GTGCGGTTTAACCAGGTCTTCTATCTTCTGCTCGTTCTCAGCGCGGTCAGTGCTTTCGTGTTGCCACATCGTCTTTCGGACCGCTTTCGCCCCTTTGCCGGCACACTTTTGACGCCGGTTGCACAGCCGTCGCGATCCATGGCGGCCTGGCTTTCCGGGCGCGGTGGCGGACCGGTAGCGCCGACGGATCCTCGGCCGGCCGATGCCGTGGTGAGCGAAAACATTGACCTCAAGCAGTCGGTCGCCAAATTGACGTTTGACCTCAACGAACTGCGCAAGGTCAACGCCGAGCGGGAAAAACTCGGCGACATCCGCGATCTGTGCACGCCGGTGACGGTCATCGGTTCCGAAAGCACGGCCAGGCAGATTCTCATGTTGCGATCCAGCAGCCTGGCGGGGCTGACCAAGGGCATGGCCGTTCTGCACGAGCGCGACATCGTTGGTGTGTTGGACAACGTCGGGCCGGCTTCGGCACAGGTGCGGCTGGTGTCCGACCCCAAGTCGAGCGTGCGGGCGCATTTCGCGTCGTTCGTGAAGGCGGCGGCCGCTCCCGGCCAGCCGGTCAGCGACGACGAACTGCCCGTGCAGTTTGTCCGGCTGAATCTACCTGCGATGCTCGTCGAAGGTGCGGGTAACGGACGGATGCTATGCCGGCACATTGCCCTGACGGACGCCGAGAAAGCAGGGCTCGCCGAGGGTGCCTGGGTTGTCGTCGATGACCCCGATTGGCCCAAGGAAGTGCAGGGTCGACGTGTCGGCGTGGTCAAGAAGATCAACAAAGGCGCGAAGATGATGGCCGAGATCGAGATTCGCCCGGAGGTGGATCTGCTGCGACTCAAAGAGGTCATGGTCCTGACCAGGGGACGCTAG
- the mreD gene encoding rod shape-determining protein MreD, producing the protein MRWLPVFIIAYVVLGLQLGTGDLLAYKGAQPNFVLILVVFIASNAPRDAALLSSLLLGLFHDMIFPHALGLYTFTYGLAGLLVAGSRQVAYSDHPLTHFFLTLGTGLVIAAILWIHSLIRPAGNPLDVAGVGTLPAIAGSTSAYFLTAVYSAFLSLPMMWLLAKAKPLLGFRPARQRY; encoded by the coding sequence ATGCGCTGGCTCCCCGTTTTCATCATCGCCTACGTCGTCCTCGGCTTGCAGCTGGGGACCGGCGATCTGCTGGCGTACAAAGGAGCACAGCCGAACTTCGTGCTTATCCTCGTGGTTTTCATCGCGAGCAATGCCCCGCGTGATGCGGCGCTCCTGAGCTCGCTGTTGCTCGGATTGTTTCACGACATGATTTTCCCCCACGCACTGGGGCTTTACACATTCACTTATGGTCTGGCCGGCCTGCTCGTTGCCGGAAGCCGGCAGGTCGCCTACAGCGACCACCCGCTGACGCACTTTTTCCTCACGCTGGGTACGGGGCTGGTCATCGCGGCGATCCTGTGGATTCACTCCCTGATTCGGCCTGCCGGAAACCCACTGGACGTCGCGGGCGTGGGGACACTCCCGGCGATCGCCGGCTCGACCAGCGCGTACTTCCTGACGGCGGTCTATTCGGCGTTCCTCTCGTTGCCGATGATGTGGCTGCTGGCAAAAGCAAAACCCTTGCTGGGCTTCAGGCCCGCAAGACAGCGCTACTGA
- a CDS encoding sugar phosphate isomerase/epimerase family protein: protein MTTDRSRRDLLKSAMFAAAMPIAGVAFAADEPKDLLKPSNPTAGPDRFKGLKVGVASYTFRKVTLEQTIKAIQRVGLHYVSIKDFHLPMKSTAEERKAVAKAFVDAGIMPLSCGNVKLTTDEAASRNAFEYVRDTGAKVMVCAPDPAALPMLEKLVKEFDIKLAIHNHGPEDKIFPSPYEVQKAVEKLDPRIGYCIDVGHTARAGHDPAKAMRDLKDRLYDVHFKDVADLKGKSAKSEIELGRGELNIKSMTQALIEIGFVGHVGFEHEKDPIDPLPGLAESVGYLKGVIAAM, encoded by the coding sequence ATGACCACTGACCGCTCGCGCCGTGATCTGCTCAAGTCCGCCATGTTCGCCGCGGCGATGCCGATCGCCGGTGTTGCTTTTGCCGCCGACGAACCGAAGGACCTGCTCAAGCCGAGCAACCCGACCGCCGGGCCGGACCGGTTCAAGGGTCTGAAGGTTGGCGTCGCGTCATACACCTTCCGGAAGGTGACGCTCGAACAGACGATCAAGGCGATCCAGCGGGTCGGGCTGCACTACGTTTCGATCAAGGACTTCCACCTGCCGATGAAGAGCACCGCCGAAGAGCGCAAGGCGGTCGCAAAGGCGTTCGTCGACGCGGGGATTATGCCGCTGTCTTGCGGCAACGTGAAACTGACGACCGACGAAGCCGCCAGCCGCAATGCTTTCGAATACGTCCGCGACACCGGCGCGAAAGTGATGGTGTGTGCCCCAGACCCCGCCGCGTTGCCCATGCTCGAGAAGCTGGTCAAAGAGTTCGACATCAAGCTTGCGATCCACAACCACGGACCGGAAGACAAGATCTTCCCGTCGCCGTACGAAGTTCAAAAAGCCGTCGAGAAACTGGACCCGCGCATCGGCTACTGCATCGACGTCGGCCACACCGCTCGCGCGGGTCACGATCCTGCCAAGGCCATGCGCGACCTCAAGGACCGCCTGTACGATGTCCATTTCAAGGACGTCGCCGATCTCAAGGGCAAGAGCGCCAAGTCGGAGATTGAACTGGGCCGCGGCGAGCTCAACATCAAGTCGATGACGCAGGCCCTGATCGAAATCGGCTTTGTGGGTCATGTCGGCTTCGAACACGAGAAGGACCCGATCGATCCGCTGCCCGGCCTTGCCGAATCGGTCGGTTATCTCAAGGGTGTGATTGCGGCGATGTAG
- a CDS encoding LptF/LptG family permease, with amino-acid sequence MKILDRYVLSTFLKNYLIAFMVLVGMYVVLDMVFNFDELVDVKGVGEASKTDVWETIAGIADFYFYQVFVFFVYLSGMIPVVAAAFTLLRLARFNELTAVLAAGVPMIRIALPICLAGMVLQGLLIIDQQLLIPRMIPKLMRDHDERSDAGSKSFDIRVMQDSDLGLLRASRYTPGTATTPPTMEIVDITERSEVDHPIMSGGKPLVGPDGKVVMTRDLIASAHITADAAIWNDGEQRWDLVNGQRVVGLSPDSLRSVVQPVAFYRSNVTPEEVALYRSGNWVEFLSSGKIDELLQRPGSYGQTHLMRVKHWRFVQPIMNLVLLLLAIPFLMTREPGKLKSAASKCLVVTAVGMGAIFLSHQLAGTLPPKPEWAAFWPALMAWTPVFIFGPLAYLFLDRVKT; translated from the coding sequence ATGAAGATTCTCGATCGCTATGTTTTAAGCACATTTCTCAAGAACTACCTGATCGCCTTCATGGTGCTGGTGGGGATGTACGTCGTACTGGACATGGTGTTCAACTTCGACGAACTCGTGGACGTGAAGGGCGTCGGCGAGGCGAGCAAGACCGACGTCTGGGAGACCATCGCCGGGATTGCAGACTTCTACTTCTATCAGGTCTTCGTTTTCTTCGTTTACCTCAGCGGCATGATTCCCGTCGTCGCCGCCGCATTCACCCTGCTGCGGCTTGCCCGCTTCAATGAGCTGACGGCAGTTCTGGCGGCGGGCGTACCCATGATACGGATCGCGCTGCCGATCTGCCTGGCGGGGATGGTGCTCCAGGGGCTGCTGATTATCGACCAGCAGTTGCTGATCCCACGGATGATCCCCAAGCTGATGCGCGATCATGACGAACGCTCCGACGCCGGCTCCAAGAGCTTCGATATTCGCGTGATGCAGGACAGCGACCTGGGGCTGCTGCGCGCCAGCCGGTACACCCCCGGCACCGCGACCACCCCGCCGACCATGGAGATCGTGGACATCACCGAGCGCTCGGAGGTGGACCATCCGATCATGTCAGGCGGCAAACCGCTCGTCGGCCCCGATGGCAAGGTGGTCATGACCCGAGACCTGATCGCCTCGGCGCATATCACTGCCGACGCGGCGATCTGGAACGACGGCGAGCAGCGGTGGGATCTCGTCAACGGCCAGCGGGTGGTCGGGTTGTCACCGGATTCACTGCGGTCCGTGGTCCAGCCGGTCGCGTTCTACCGGAGCAACGTGACACCGGAGGAAGTTGCACTCTATCGCAGCGGCAACTGGGTGGAGTTTCTCAGTTCGGGCAAGATCGACGAACTGCTCCAGCGGCCCGGCAGCTACGGTCAAACCCACCTGATGCGCGTCAAGCACTGGCGGTTCGTGCAGCCGATCATGAACCTGGTGCTTCTGCTGCTGGCGATTCCGTTTCTCATGACGCGGGAGCCGGGCAAGCTCAAGTCGGCGGCGTCCAAATGCCTGGTCGTGACGGCGGTCGGGATGGGGGCGATCTTCCTGTCGCACCAGCTCGCCGGAACCCTCCCGCCAAAGCCCGAATGGGCAGCGTTCTGGCCCGCCCTGATGGCTTGGACACCGGTATTCATCTTCGGACCCTTGGCATATCTATTCCTTGACCGAGTCAAGACTTAG
- a CDS encoding ankyrin repeat domain-containing protein, translating into MSYRALKCLFPAMLLAGCQPAATAPPQRDAAATSQSASKPATKHATGGTTLRNAARTGNIVLLRQRISAGEDLSDADAAGQTALHLAAAADNADAVKALIEAGAAINAASADGKTPLHLAAMASGTAASVLIFRGASIDARDQWQQTPLHLAAYAGRESIISMLLSHKADIGARDADGETPLFKAARAGEVGALDRLIAAGADVNAARNAPATTLQSAAAAPTGDTPLVAAAREEQDAVIRHLLAAGAKPAIPGEGGHTALHITAGKNRVEISQALIDAGAAINARDEAGNTPMHRAAGRGRHNAVKLLIDRKADLDIRNGVGQSPLLVAAGAGEAEICASLLKAGADLNAVDQDDNSALHLAAAAESSTTIRVLLDSGAKRTATNKEGKRPGDLTTSENLKSLLR; encoded by the coding sequence ATGTCGTACCGCGCCTTGAAATGCCTGTTCCCGGCGATGCTGCTGGCCGGCTGCCAGCCCGCGGCGACAGCCCCACCTCAGCGCGATGCCGCGGCAACATCCCAAAGCGCATCGAAACCGGCCACGAAACATGCTACCGGCGGGACGACCCTTCGAAATGCCGCCCGAACCGGAAACATTGTCCTGCTCCGTCAGAGGATTTCAGCCGGCGAAGACCTGTCCGATGCCGATGCCGCCGGTCAGACCGCGCTCCACCTTGCCGCCGCCGCCGACAACGCCGACGCAGTAAAGGCCCTGATCGAAGCCGGCGCGGCGATCAATGCGGCCAGCGCCGACGGCAAGACCCCGCTTCACTTGGCAGCCATGGCGTCAGGCACCGCGGCCTCGGTGCTGATCTTTCGCGGAGCGTCGATCGATGCCCGCGACCAGTGGCAGCAGACGCCGTTGCACCTGGCGGCGTACGCGGGCCGCGAATCGATCATCTCGATGCTACTTAGCCACAAAGCCGACATCGGGGCACGCGACGCCGACGGAGAGACGCCGCTATTCAAGGCCGCGCGGGCCGGAGAGGTCGGTGCCCTGGATCGACTGATCGCCGCCGGTGCCGATGTCAACGCTGCTCGAAATGCGCCGGCGACCACGTTGCAGTCCGCCGCGGCGGCGCCGACGGGTGATACGCCGCTGGTCGCGGCGGCCCGCGAAGAGCAGGACGCGGTCATCCGCCATCTCTTGGCGGCCGGGGCGAAGCCGGCCATCCCGGGGGAAGGCGGTCACACCGCATTGCACATCACCGCGGGGAAGAATCGGGTCGAGATCTCCCAGGCGCTGATCGACGCCGGTGCCGCGATCAATGCCAGGGACGAGGCGGGTAACACGCCGATGCATCGTGCTGCGGGGCGTGGTCGTCACAACGCGGTCAAGCTGTTGATCGATCGCAAGGCCGACCTGGATATTCGCAATGGTGTGGGGCAGTCGCCGCTGCTGGTAGCGGCCGGGGCGGGCGAAGCCGAGATCTGCGCGTCGTTGCTGAAAGCGGGCGCCGATTTAAATGCGGTCGACCAGGACGACAACTCGGCGTTGCACCTGGCGGCTGCCGCCGAGAGCTCGACGACGATCCGCGTGCTGCTGGACAGTGGTGCGAAACGGACCGCGACGAACAAAGAGGGAAAACGTCCGGGTGACCTGACTACGAGTGAGAACCTGAAGTCTCTGCTCCGCTGA
- a CDS encoding CpaF family protein, which produces MIADNAPTADTAIATVPLHEIKRLRFELLAAIQGDLRGGEQLPPAEARPRLEARFVELMPHVAPNLSTDIQQMLIRQALDEVCGFGPIQSLLDDPSVTEVMVNRHDRVYAERAGRSTLTSVKFDDDQHVRRVIDRIIIPIGRHVDTKNPLVDARLPDGSRVNACIPPVAIDGCNVTIRKFPTRRLTIQDLVKYGSISENMARFMEACVVARTNIVVSGGTGSGKTTLLNVLSSFIPTHERIVTIEDAAELQLGQDQVVRLESKKPEIDGSGAVTIRDLVRNALRMRPDRIVVGECRGGETLDMLQAMNTGHDGSLTTLHANTPRDAVSRIETMALMGGIDFPVRVVREQLASAVQLIVQQSRLRDGTRKITHITEIAGMEGERVVMQDLFRFHEEGVDENGKIKGSLRPSGLRPSFQEKLEAHGFDLPAEMYLPNGGGMGHPNQRPGSPEMRAVPAMAGAAGGAGADNGKKKGWW; this is translated from the coding sequence ATGATTGCAGACAACGCTCCGACCGCCGATACAGCCATCGCCACCGTGCCTCTTCACGAGATCAAGCGACTTCGCTTCGAGTTGCTGGCTGCAATTCAGGGGGATCTACGGGGCGGCGAGCAGCTTCCGCCCGCCGAAGCGCGGCCGCGGCTTGAAGCCCGCTTCGTCGAACTGATGCCCCACGTGGCTCCCAATCTCTCGACGGACATCCAGCAGATGCTGATCAGGCAGGCGCTGGACGAAGTCTGCGGTTTCGGTCCAATCCAGTCGCTGCTGGACGACCCGTCGGTGACGGAAGTCATGGTCAACCGTCACGACCGCGTTTATGCCGAGCGGGCAGGTCGTTCAACGCTGACGTCCGTGAAATTTGACGACGACCAGCACGTCCGGCGGGTGATCGACCGGATCATCATCCCCATCGGCCGGCACGTTGATACCAAGAATCCGCTGGTAGACGCCCGCCTGCCCGACGGGTCACGCGTGAACGCCTGTATTCCGCCGGTCGCGATCGACGGGTGCAACGTGACGATCCGGAAGTTCCCGACCCGTCGGCTCACGATTCAGGACCTGGTCAAGTACGGCTCAATCTCCGAGAACATGGCCCGGTTCATGGAAGCCTGCGTCGTGGCGCGAACGAACATCGTCGTGTCCGGCGGCACCGGCTCGGGTAAGACGACGCTGCTGAACGTGCTGTCGAGCTTCATCCCGACCCACGAACGCATCGTCACGATCGAAGACGCCGCCGAACTGCAACTGGGGCAGGACCAGGTGGTCCGGCTGGAAAGCAAGAAGCCCGAAATCGACGGCAGCGGTGCCGTCACCATTCGCGACCTGGTCCGCAACGCGTTGCGCATGCGGCCGGACCGCATCGTCGTCGGCGAGTGCCGGGGCGGCGAAACGCTGGACATGCTCCAGGCCATGAACACCGGCCACGACGGTTCGCTGACCACGCTCCACGCGAACACCCCGCGCGACGCCGTCAGCCGAATCGAAACGATGGCGCTGATGGGCGGCATCGATTTCCCTGTCCGGGTGGTGCGCGAGCAGTTGGCGTCGGCGGTGCAGTTGATCGTGCAGCAGTCCCGCCTGCGGGACGGGACGCGCAAGATCACCCACATCACCGAAATCGCCGGTATGGAAGGGGAACGCGTGGTGATGCAAGACTTGTTCCGGTTCCACGAAGAAGGCGTCGACGAGAACGGCAAGATCAAGGGGTCGCTCCGCCCCAGCGGCCTGCGGCCCAGCTTTCAGGAGAAGCTCGAGGCCCACGGGTTCGACCTCCCGGCGGAAATGTACCTGCCCAACGGTGGCGGCATGGGCCACCCGAATCAGCGGCCCGGAAGCCCCGAGATGCGAGCGGTGCCGGCGATGGCCGGCGCAGCCGGTGGCGCGGGTGCCGATAACGGCAAGAAAAAGGGCTGGTGGTAA
- a CDS encoding DinB family protein: MPTSIDVLVNTLTGAKGLVMGYCQDLGPAEYLHRPTPESNCVAWLLGHLVLTDRRIMTMVLGASDLPALPDGFEKRFSRDAGCPQASDFGDTSILLPLFAQTRDLLIARVRSTDPADFDKPLAFKHPRFDTPWGAVNFMGLHAAMHAGQITIIRRSLGRPPLV, encoded by the coding sequence GTGCCGACATCGATTGACGTTCTCGTTAACACCCTCACCGGCGCCAAAGGCCTGGTCATGGGTTATTGCCAGGACCTCGGGCCCGCGGAATATCTCCACCGGCCGACGCCCGAAAGCAACTGCGTCGCCTGGCTTCTGGGACATCTGGTTCTGACCGACCGCCGCATCATGACAATGGTGCTCGGCGCGTCAGACCTTCCGGCACTTCCCGACGGGTTTGAAAAGCGGTTCAGCCGCGACGCCGGCTGTCCGCAGGCCAGCGACTTTGGCGACACGTCCATTCTTCTCCCCTTGTTCGCACAAACCCGCGACCTGCTGATCGCCCGCGTGCGTTCGACCGACCCGGCCGACTTCGACAAGCCGCTGGCGTTCAAGCACCCGCGGTTTGATACCCCCTGGGGCGCGGTCAACTTCATGGGTCTCCACGCGGCGATGCACGCCGGGCAGATCACCATCATCCGCCGGAGCCTCGGCCGTCCGCCGCTGGTTTAG